One part of the Muntiacus reevesi chromosome 20, mMunRee1.1, whole genome shotgun sequence genome encodes these proteins:
- the MCM3 gene encoding DNA replication licensing factor MCM3 isoform X2 produces the protein MWSCERRRETTWISWTTSLLSNAFEELVAFQRALKDFVASIDATYAKQYEEFYIGLEGSFGSKHVSPRTLTSCFLSCVVCVEGIVTKCSLVRPKVVRSVHYCPATKKTIERRYSDLTTLVAFPSSSVYPTKDEENNPLETEYGLSVYKDHQTITIQEMPEKAPAGQLPRSVDVILDDDLVDRVKPGDRVQVVGTYRCLPGKKGGYTSGTFRTVLIACNVKQMSKDVQPSFSAEDIAKIKKFSKTRSKDIFDQLARSLAPSIHGHDYVKKAILCLLLGGVERDLENGSHIRGDINILLIGDPSVAKSQLLRYVLCTAPRAIPTTGRGSSGVGLTAAVTTDQETGERRLEAGAMVLADRGVVCIDEFDKMSDMDRTAIHEVMEQGRVTIAKAGIHARLNARCSVLAAANPVYGRYDQYKTPMENIGLQDSLLSRFDLLFIMLDQMDPEQDREISDHVLRMHRYRAPGEQDGDAMPLGSAVDILATDDPNFSQDDQQDTQIYEKHDSLLHGVKKKKEKMVSAAFMRKYIHVAKIIKPVLTQESAAHIAEEYSRLRSQDSMSSDTARTSPVTARTLETLIRLATAHAKARMSKTVDLQDAEEAVELVQYAYFKKVLEKEKKRKKRNEDDSETEDEVEKSQEDQEQKTKRRRTHPSDAKEGDSYDPYDFTNTEEEMPQVHTPKATDSQETKESQKVELSESRLKAFKAALLEVFREAHAQSVGMRRLTESVNQDNEEPFSSVEIQAALSRMQDDNQVMVSEGIVFLI, from the exons ATGTGGAGCTGCGAGAGGCGCAGAGAGACTACCTGGATTTCCTGGACGACGAG CCTCCTGAGCAATGCCTTTGAGGAGCTGGTTGCCTTCCAGCGGGCCTTGAAGGATTTCGTGGCCTCCATTGATGCTACGTATGCCAAGCAGTACGAGGAGTTCTACATAGGCTTGGAGGGCAGCTTCGGCTCCAAGCACGTCTCTCCTCGAACTCTTACCTCCTGCTTCCTGAGCTGTGTCGTCTGTGTGGAAGGCATTGTTACTAAAT gctctttagttcgtcctAAAGTCGTCCGCAGTGTCCACTACTGTCCTGCTACCAAGAAGACCATAGAGCGACGTTATTCTGATCTCACCACCCTGGTGGCCTTTCCTTCCAGCTCTGTCTATCCCACCAAG GATGAGGAAAACAATCCCCTTGAGACAGAATACGGCCTTTCTGTCTACAAGGACCACCAGACCATCACCATCCAGGAAATGCCGGAGAAGGCTCCTGCCGGCCAGCTTCCCCGCTCCGTGGACGTCATCCTGGATGATGACTTGGTGGACAGAGTGAAACCCGGTGACCGGGTGCAGGTGGTGGGGACCTACCGCTGCCTTCCGGGAAAGAAGGGAGGCTACACCTCGGGCACCTTCAG GACTGTCTTGATTGCCTGTAACGTGAAACAGATGAGCAAGGATGTTCAGCCTTCCTTCTCCGCTGAGGACATAGCCAAGATCAAGAAGTTCAGTAAAACCCGCTCCAAG GATATCTTTGACCAGCTGGCCAGGTCGCTGGCGCCCAGCATCCATGGGCACGACTACGTCAAGAAGGCGATCCTCTGCTTGCTGCTGGGCGGGGTGGAGCGAGACCTTGAGAACGGCAGCCACATCCGTGGGGACATCAATATCCTTCTCATAG GAGACCCATCGGTCGCCAAGTCCCAGCTGCTGCGATATGTGCTCTGCACAGCACCGCGGGCCATTCCCACCACCGGCCGGGGCTCCTCCGGTGTGGGTCTCACGGCCGCTGTCACCACAGACCAGGAAACAG gTGAGCGCCGTCTGGAGGCGGGGGCCATGGTCCTGGCTGACCGAGGCGTGGTTTGCATCGATGAGTTTGACAAGATGTCTGACATGGACCGCACGGCCATTCACGAGGTGATGGAGCAGGGCCGAGTCACCATTGCCAAGGCCGGCATCCACGCTCGCCTCAACGCCCGCTGCAGTGTTTTGGCAGCTGCCAACCCCGTCTACGGCAGG TATGATCAGTACAAGACCCCCATGGAGAACATCGGGCTGCAGGACTCGCTGCTATCCCGATTCGACCTCCTCTTCATCATGCTGGACCAGATGGATCCCGAGCAGGACCGGGAGATCTCAGACCACGTCCTCCGAATGCACCGCTACAGGGCACCCGGAGAGCAGGATGGTGACG CTATGCCTCTAGGCAGCGCTGTGGATATCCTGGCCACGGATGATCCCAACTTCAGCCAGGATGACCAGCAGGACACCCAGATCTACGAGAAACATGACAGCCTTCTGCATGGGGTCAAGAAGAAGAA GGAGAAGATGGTGAGTGCGGCGTTCATGCGGAAGTACATCCACGTGGCCAAAATCATCAAGCCGGTGCTGACGCAGGAGTCAGCCGCCCACATCGCGGAGGAGTACTCACGCCTGCGCAGTCAGGACAGCATGAGCTCGGACACCGCCAGA ACGTCTCCAGTGACAGCCCGGACCCTGGAAACCCTGATTCGCTTGGCCACGGCCCACGCCAAGGCCCGCATGAGCAAGACCGTGGACCTGCAGGACGCAGAGGAGGCTGTGGAGCTCGTCCAGTACGCTTACTTCAAGAAG GTTCTCGAGAAGGAGAAGAAACGTAAGAAGCGAAATGAGGATGACTCAGAGACGGAAGATGAAGTGGAGAAGAGCCAGGAGGACCAGGAGCAGAAGACGAAGAG GAGGAGGACCCATCCCTCGGATGCCAAGGAAGGGGACTCCTATGACCCTTATGACTTCACCAACACGGAGGAGGAAATGCCTCAGG TGCACACTCCAAAGGCGACAGACTCACAGGAGACCAAGGAGTCCCAGAAGGTGGAGTTGAGTGAATCCAG GTTGAAGGCCTTCAAGGCGGCCCTCTTAGAGGTGTTCCGGGAAGCTCACGCACAATCAGTTGGCATGCGTCGCCTCACGGAATCCGTCAACCAAGACAACGAAGAGCCCTTCTCCTCCGTGGAGATCCAGGCTGCACTGAGCAGGATGCAGGACGACAACCAGGTCATGGTCTCCGAGGGCATCGTCTTCCTCATCTGA
- the MCM3 gene encoding DNA replication licensing factor MCM3 isoform X1: MAGTVVLDDVELREAQRDYLDFLDDEEDQGIYQSKVRELISDNQYRLIVNVNDLRRKNEKRANRLLSNAFEELVAFQRALKDFVASIDATYAKQYEEFYIGLEGSFGSKHVSPRTLTSCFLSCVVCVEGIVTKCSLVRPKVVRSVHYCPATKKTIERRYSDLTTLVAFPSSSVYPTKDEENNPLETEYGLSVYKDHQTITIQEMPEKAPAGQLPRSVDVILDDDLVDRVKPGDRVQVVGTYRCLPGKKGGYTSGTFRTVLIACNVKQMSKDVQPSFSAEDIAKIKKFSKTRSKDIFDQLARSLAPSIHGHDYVKKAILCLLLGGVERDLENGSHIRGDINILLIGDPSVAKSQLLRYVLCTAPRAIPTTGRGSSGVGLTAAVTTDQETGERRLEAGAMVLADRGVVCIDEFDKMSDMDRTAIHEVMEQGRVTIAKAGIHARLNARCSVLAAANPVYGRYDQYKTPMENIGLQDSLLSRFDLLFIMLDQMDPEQDREISDHVLRMHRYRAPGEQDGDAMPLGSAVDILATDDPNFSQDDQQDTQIYEKHDSLLHGVKKKKEKMVSAAFMRKYIHVAKIIKPVLTQESAAHIAEEYSRLRSQDSMSSDTARTSPVTARTLETLIRLATAHAKARMSKTVDLQDAEEAVELVQYAYFKKVLEKEKKRKKRNEDDSETEDEVEKSQEDQEQKTKRRRTHPSDAKEGDSYDPYDFTNTEEEMPQVHTPKATDSQETKESQKVELSESRLKAFKAALLEVFREAHAQSVGMRRLTESVNQDNEEPFSSVEIQAALSRMQDDNQVMVSEGIVFLI, translated from the exons ATGGCGGGGACGGTGGTGCTGGACGATGTGGAGCTGCGAGAGGCGCAGAGAGACTACCTGGATTTCCTGGACGACGAG GAAGACCAGGGAATTTATCAGAGCAAAGTTCGGGAGCTGATTAGTGATAACCAGTACCGGTTGATTGTCAATGTGAATGACCTGCGTAGGAAAAACGAGAAGAGGGCTAACCG CCTCCTGAGCAATGCCTTTGAGGAGCTGGTTGCCTTCCAGCGGGCCTTGAAGGATTTCGTGGCCTCCATTGATGCTACGTATGCCAAGCAGTACGAGGAGTTCTACATAGGCTTGGAGGGCAGCTTCGGCTCCAAGCACGTCTCTCCTCGAACTCTTACCTCCTGCTTCCTGAGCTGTGTCGTCTGTGTGGAAGGCATTGTTACTAAAT gctctttagttcgtcctAAAGTCGTCCGCAGTGTCCACTACTGTCCTGCTACCAAGAAGACCATAGAGCGACGTTATTCTGATCTCACCACCCTGGTGGCCTTTCCTTCCAGCTCTGTCTATCCCACCAAG GATGAGGAAAACAATCCCCTTGAGACAGAATACGGCCTTTCTGTCTACAAGGACCACCAGACCATCACCATCCAGGAAATGCCGGAGAAGGCTCCTGCCGGCCAGCTTCCCCGCTCCGTGGACGTCATCCTGGATGATGACTTGGTGGACAGAGTGAAACCCGGTGACCGGGTGCAGGTGGTGGGGACCTACCGCTGCCTTCCGGGAAAGAAGGGAGGCTACACCTCGGGCACCTTCAG GACTGTCTTGATTGCCTGTAACGTGAAACAGATGAGCAAGGATGTTCAGCCTTCCTTCTCCGCTGAGGACATAGCCAAGATCAAGAAGTTCAGTAAAACCCGCTCCAAG GATATCTTTGACCAGCTGGCCAGGTCGCTGGCGCCCAGCATCCATGGGCACGACTACGTCAAGAAGGCGATCCTCTGCTTGCTGCTGGGCGGGGTGGAGCGAGACCTTGAGAACGGCAGCCACATCCGTGGGGACATCAATATCCTTCTCATAG GAGACCCATCGGTCGCCAAGTCCCAGCTGCTGCGATATGTGCTCTGCACAGCACCGCGGGCCATTCCCACCACCGGCCGGGGCTCCTCCGGTGTGGGTCTCACGGCCGCTGTCACCACAGACCAGGAAACAG gTGAGCGCCGTCTGGAGGCGGGGGCCATGGTCCTGGCTGACCGAGGCGTGGTTTGCATCGATGAGTTTGACAAGATGTCTGACATGGACCGCACGGCCATTCACGAGGTGATGGAGCAGGGCCGAGTCACCATTGCCAAGGCCGGCATCCACGCTCGCCTCAACGCCCGCTGCAGTGTTTTGGCAGCTGCCAACCCCGTCTACGGCAGG TATGATCAGTACAAGACCCCCATGGAGAACATCGGGCTGCAGGACTCGCTGCTATCCCGATTCGACCTCCTCTTCATCATGCTGGACCAGATGGATCCCGAGCAGGACCGGGAGATCTCAGACCACGTCCTCCGAATGCACCGCTACAGGGCACCCGGAGAGCAGGATGGTGACG CTATGCCTCTAGGCAGCGCTGTGGATATCCTGGCCACGGATGATCCCAACTTCAGCCAGGATGACCAGCAGGACACCCAGATCTACGAGAAACATGACAGCCTTCTGCATGGGGTCAAGAAGAAGAA GGAGAAGATGGTGAGTGCGGCGTTCATGCGGAAGTACATCCACGTGGCCAAAATCATCAAGCCGGTGCTGACGCAGGAGTCAGCCGCCCACATCGCGGAGGAGTACTCACGCCTGCGCAGTCAGGACAGCATGAGCTCGGACACCGCCAGA ACGTCTCCAGTGACAGCCCGGACCCTGGAAACCCTGATTCGCTTGGCCACGGCCCACGCCAAGGCCCGCATGAGCAAGACCGTGGACCTGCAGGACGCAGAGGAGGCTGTGGAGCTCGTCCAGTACGCTTACTTCAAGAAG GTTCTCGAGAAGGAGAAGAAACGTAAGAAGCGAAATGAGGATGACTCAGAGACGGAAGATGAAGTGGAGAAGAGCCAGGAGGACCAGGAGCAGAAGACGAAGAG GAGGAGGACCCATCCCTCGGATGCCAAGGAAGGGGACTCCTATGACCCTTATGACTTCACCAACACGGAGGAGGAAATGCCTCAGG TGCACACTCCAAAGGCGACAGACTCACAGGAGACCAAGGAGTCCCAGAAGGTGGAGTTGAGTGAATCCAG GTTGAAGGCCTTCAAGGCGGCCCTCTTAGAGGTGTTCCGGGAAGCTCACGCACAATCAGTTGGCATGCGTCGCCTCACGGAATCCGTCAACCAAGACAACGAAGAGCCCTTCTCCTCCGTGGAGATCCAGGCTGCACTGAGCAGGATGCAGGACGACAACCAGGTCATGGTCTCCGAGGGCATCGTCTTCCTCATCTGA